ATATCTTAGATACTTTCTAGCCTCATACCTTCTCAATGAAAGCGACACAAACCTACCTGCTTGCCCTATTAAGTGCATTTTTATTATGGCTGGCATGGCCGCCGCATACTTTTGCTGCTCCCCTTTTACTCATCGGTTTTGTACCGCTGCTAATCGCACTGGATCACCTGATCGGTAAAGGAGAAAAGAAAACAGGCAAAAAGGTTTTCCTCACAGCGGGTCTGGCTTTCCTGGTTTGGAATACAGCCTGCATCTACTGGGTATATAATGCAATAAGTGCCTATAATAATCCCGCCGTCGCACTCGTCATCTCTCTGATTCCCTATGGACTTGGAGCCCTGCTGATGACTTTCGCCTTCTGGCTTTATTATCGCTTCAGGACCATTGTAAGCAACAAACGTATTGCCTGGCTCGCTCTGGTCAGTTTTTGGGTAGGTATGGAATATTTACATGCCACCTGGGATCTTGCCTTCCCCTGGATGACCCTGGGTAACGGCCTTGCTGGCATGCATCAGCTTGCGCAATGGTATGAATCAACCGGAGTTTACGGAGGTTCCATCTGGATTCTGGTTAGTAATATCCTGGCCTTTGAAGCTTACAAAAGCTTTAAGTCAAACACAGGTTATCTTAAAATCAGACCTGCCCTTGGCTGGCTGATTTTTGTGATCGTACCGGCAGCAATTTCTTTGGTCAAATACTATGGCTACAAAGAGAAAACTGTCCCGATCAATGTAGTGGTAGTACAACCCAACATTGATCCTTACGAAAAAATGGGAGGTATCTCTCCTGCCGATCAGCTGAAAACCCTCATCCATTTATCGGACTCTGTTGCCCAAACCAATACGGAGTACTTTATCTGGCCGGAAACTGCTATTCCAAGTTATGCCAACGAAGACCGTATCCGCAGCACGACAGAGTTCATGGCCGCACAGTCTTTCCTGAATAAATATAAGAACGGAACCCTGATTACCGGGATAGAGAGTCTTAAATTCTACAATGATAAAAGTACGATCTCTGCCAAACTCGATCCCGGCACCAACCAGTATTTCGACAACTACAATTCTGCAATGCAGGTAGAAAACTCTGCAAATGTGCAGTTCTATCATAAGTCTAAACTGGTACCTGGTGTAGAGAAAATGCCGTTTCCAAAAACCCTGTCCTTTCTTGCTCCGGTTTTTGCCGGCCTGGGAGGAACTGTTTCCGGTTGGGGATGGCAGGAAAATCCTGGTGTCTTCTACTCCCAGAATGGTGTAGGTGTAGCTCCTGTAATCTGTTATGAATCCCTATGGGGAAGCTGGATCGGAGAGTCTGTTAAAAACGGAGCACAGCTCATTGCTATCATCACCAATGATGGCTGGTGGGGCAATACTTCAGGTAAAGACCAGCATTTCCTTTATGCCAAACTTCGCGCCATTGAAAGCCGCAGGTGGGTAGTACGCTCTGCCAACACTGGCATCTCAGGCTTCATCAATCAGCGTGGGGATGTGGTTAAACAATCCGCATGGTGGACCCGTGACGCGCTGAAAATGGACGTAAACCTGAATGACCAGCTTACTCTTTATGTAAAAAGCGGAGACATTATCGCACAGATTCTGAGTATAACCGGTATTGTACTGGCGTTATTCATCCCTTACCATATCTTTATCAGGAAGAAAAAAACCGCAAAGCTGTAAGAAGCAGCTGACTGTTCAGCCAGTCAGCTCAGCAACCGCATAAAAAAAGGTGCCCGTTTTTCCCGGGCACCTTTGCTATTCTACCATCATTTCTGTTTCTTTTCGTTTAGTTCAGCCGGATCAAATTCCCTGCTAAAGATAAATGGTAAATAATAATCCTTGCCTCCGCGGAGGCTAACAAGATCCCAACCCAGTTCAGACATGTAATTCAAAACCTCTACCCTTGTTTCCAGAGATTCTACTTTCTGCAATTTCCGGATGCAGACAGAGTCTTTGAGTGGATTATACTTTCTGTTCTGTCCATAATCTACTGCGTAGCCCGAGTAGAAAAACTTATCACTACTTGACACTTCGCAGTATCTTTTCACTTTGTTCTGGGCTTGTGTCCTGAAAGCCATCAGCTGAAACAGGAGCAGCAAAACCGGAAAAATAATTTTCAGTTTCATCATGTGTTTTTTATTTAAAAATTAACCTAACTAATCTCAAGTTCAAGTTAATCCATCACATAATCAAGTATTTTCCTAAAACTATTTAACTTATTTTCCTTTCACAGATTTCAGCATTTCTTTCACCGCAGCAATCAGCTGCTGATCTTCACCAGCCAGAATCTTATTATATTCATTAGCCACCATAATATCCGGCTCAAGCTGATGGTTTTCTGTAGCATGCGTTTCACCTGCACCATAAGTACCAATCATAGGAATACCAAAAACAATCTTGTTATTAATCTGCGCTTCCCACCATACGGCTGTTCCCGTTCCGGCAACCGGCATGCCTACTAATTTACCTATGCCAAGCTCCTTATAAGCGTAAGGGAACATAAATGCATCAGAATAATTGCCTTCACTCATAAGTACACAACTAGGTTTTGACCATTTATTCAATGGCTCTCCACCTGTAGTAATATGCCCCTGAGGACGGAGTGTAAAGTACAACTTGCCACTTAGAAAGGTAACCAGATCATCATGTAACCAACCTCCTCCATTAAATCTGGAGTCTACAATCAGTGCTTCTTTTTGACTGTTTTTACCAAGTACTTTATCAAATGTCACTCTGAAACTTGGATCATCCATACCCCGAACATGGACATAACCAACTTTACCGCCAGAAAGGCTATCAGTCAGGTGTTCCATTAATTTCACCCATCTGTTATAGAGCAACGCCGAAGATTCTTTTCTTGGTCTGATTGGTTTAATAATCTCCTCATAGACACCAGAACCTTTGACCTCATGGAAAGAGATACGTGTGAACTGACCTGCTTTATGATTCAGTAATCCGGACCAGTCTGCATCAGCAGTAATGGCTACCCCATCAATCTTATCAATGATGACATCGGACTTCATTTTAGTATCAGCAATATCAAACGGACCACCAGCGATTATTTCTTTTACCAATAAACCATTGCCTTTTCTGGTCA
This portion of the Pedobacter lusitanus genome encodes:
- the lnt gene encoding apolipoprotein N-acyltransferase, giving the protein MKATQTYLLALLSAFLLWLAWPPHTFAAPLLLIGFVPLLIALDHLIGKGEKKTGKKVFLTAGLAFLVWNTACIYWVYNAISAYNNPAVALVISLIPYGLGALLMTFAFWLYYRFRTIVSNKRIAWLALVSFWVGMEYLHATWDLAFPWMTLGNGLAGMHQLAQWYESTGVYGGSIWILVSNILAFEAYKSFKSNTGYLKIRPALGWLIFVIVPAAISLVKYYGYKEKTVPINVVVVQPNIDPYEKMGGISPADQLKTLIHLSDSVAQTNTEYFIWPETAIPSYANEDRIRSTTEFMAAQSFLNKYKNGTLITGIESLKFYNDKSTISAKLDPGTNQYFDNYNSAMQVENSANVQFYHKSKLVPGVEKMPFPKTLSFLAPVFAGLGGTVSGWGWQENPGVFYSQNGVGVAPVICYESLWGSWIGESVKNGAQLIAIITNDGWWGNTSGKDQHFLYAKLRAIESRRWVVRSANTGISGFINQRGDVVKQSAWWTRDALKMDVNLNDQLTLYVKSGDIIAQILSITGIVLALFIPYHIFIRKKKTAKL